One Streptomyces sp. NBC_01237 genomic region harbors:
- the rpsF gene encoding 30S ribosomal protein S6, translating to MRHYEVMVILDPDLEERAVSPLIENFLSVVREGNGKVEKVDTWGRRRLAYEIKKKPEGIYSVIDLQAEPAIVKELDRQMNLNESVLRTKVLRPETH from the coding sequence ATGCGTCACTACGAGGTGATGGTCATCCTCGACCCCGATCTCGAGGAGCGAGCAGTCTCCCCGCTGATCGAGAACTTCCTCTCCGTTGTCCGTGAGGGCAACGGAAAGGTTGAGAAGGTCGACACCTGGGGCCGTCGTCGGCTCGCTTACGAGATCAAGAAGAAGCCCGAGGGCATCTACTCGGTCATCGATCTGCAGGCCGAGCCTGCGATCGTCAAGGAGCTCGACCGCCAGATGAACCTGAACGAGTCGGTCCTCCGGACCAAGGTCCTCCGTCCCGAGACCCACTGA
- a CDS encoding TetR/AcrR family transcriptional regulator: protein MTTPMGRRERKKAATRQALADAALRLFIARGYDAVTLHDIAEAADVSTTTLLKHFPGKEALVFDEEAEQEAGLVAAVRDRTPGTTIPEALCAHVKRVRVRAEDSDADADYTGFLNLVTNTPALSDYAHRMWMRHQDALAHAIAHDTGVPPDDLRSAALARFALETSALAHRATDPAQAVDIAFDLLERGWGTPAQRPGTGQN from the coding sequence ATGACGACTCCCATGGGGCGGCGTGAACGCAAGAAGGCCGCCACACGCCAGGCGCTCGCCGACGCCGCGCTGCGCCTTTTCATCGCACGCGGCTATGACGCGGTGACCCTGCACGACATCGCCGAGGCGGCCGACGTGTCCACCACCACGCTCCTCAAGCACTTCCCGGGCAAGGAGGCCCTCGTCTTCGACGAAGAGGCCGAGCAGGAGGCCGGACTCGTCGCCGCCGTTCGCGACCGCACGCCCGGCACGACCATCCCCGAGGCCCTGTGCGCGCACGTCAAACGGGTCCGGGTCCGCGCCGAGGACTCCGATGCCGACGCCGACTACACCGGCTTCCTCAACCTGGTGACCAACACCCCCGCCCTCAGCGACTACGCCCACCGCATGTGGATGCGCCACCAGGACGCCCTCGCCCACGCCATCGCCCACGACACCGGCGTCCCGCCCGACGACCTGCGCAGCGCCGCCCTGGCCCGCTTCGCCCTGGAGACCTCCGCCCTCGCCCACAGGGCCACGGATCCCGCACAAGCCGTCGACATCGCCTTCGATCTCCTCGAACGCGGCTGGGGCACCCCGGCCCAGCGGCCCGGCACCGGCCAGAACTGA
- a CDS encoding TetR/AcrR family transcriptional regulator, protein MAKNPERRTALTDAAIEVLAHEGARGLTFRAVDARAGVPVGTSSNYFSNRDDLFMQAGARINSRMTPDPAKVERAMRPEPSRELVADLMRWLVQRMAEDRTGYLAMLELRLEATRRPALRAQLTRTVRTAFDESSDFHRDAELPGDNDVFLVLYLAMTGVLLEHFTLPDMLADTALDQLVETVVTRIVPAR, encoded by the coding sequence ATGGCGAAGAACCCCGAGCGCAGAACGGCGCTCACGGACGCGGCGATCGAGGTACTGGCGCACGAGGGGGCCCGCGGGCTCACTTTCCGCGCCGTGGACGCACGGGCGGGTGTGCCGGTGGGCACGTCGTCCAACTACTTCAGCAATCGCGACGACCTGTTCATGCAGGCGGGCGCCCGCATCAACAGCCGCATGACCCCCGACCCGGCCAAGGTCGAGCGGGCGATGCGCCCGGAACCCTCCCGCGAACTGGTCGCCGACCTCATGCGCTGGCTGGTCCAGCGCATGGCCGAGGACCGCACCGGCTACCTGGCCATGCTGGAGCTCCGCCTGGAGGCCACCCGCCGCCCCGCCCTGCGGGCACAGCTGACCCGTACGGTGCGTACGGCATTCGACGAGAGCTCCGACTTCCACCGGGACGCGGAACTCCCGGGCGACAACGACGTGTTCCTGGTCCTCTACCTGGCCATGACCGGCGTACTCCTGGAGCACTTCACGCTGCCCGACATGCTGGCCGACACCGCTCTCGACCAGTTGGTGGAGACGGTCGTCACGCGCATCGTGCCCGCGCGGTAG
- the dnaB gene encoding replicative DNA helicase translates to MSIPEPLDDPWADTGPSDRLPARQRRGDRKSRDDRHDRGSEDSWDGGSPGFERVPPQDLDAEQSVLGGMLLSKDAIADVVEIIKGHDFYRPAHETVYTAILDLYAKGEPADPITVAAELVKRGEITKVGGAPYLHTLVQSVPTAANASYYAEIVHERAVLRRLVEAGTKITQMGYAADGDVDEIVNSAQAEIYAVTEQRTSEDYLPLGDIMEGALDEIEAIGSRSGEMTGVPTGFTDLDALTNGLHPGQMIVIAARPAMGKSTLALDFARACSIKSNLPSVIFSLEMGRNEIAMRLLSAEARVALHHMRSGTMTDEDWTRLARRMPDVSAAPLYIDDSPNLSMMEIRAKCRRLKQRNDLKLVVIDYLQLMQSGGSKRAESRQQEVSDMSRNLKLLAKELELPVIALSQLNRGPEQRTDKKPMVSDLRESGSIEQDADMVILLHREDAYEKESPRAGEADLIVAKHRNGPTATITVAFQGHYSRFVDMAQT, encoded by the coding sequence GTGAGCATTCCCGAGCCTTTGGACGACCCCTGGGCCGACACCGGTCCCAGTGACCGTCTGCCCGCCCGTCAGCGCCGCGGAGACCGCAAGAGCCGTGACGACCGGCACGACCGGGGCTCGGAGGACAGCTGGGACGGCGGCTCTCCCGGCTTCGAGCGGGTGCCTCCGCAGGATCTCGATGCCGAGCAGTCGGTGCTCGGCGGCATGCTGCTGTCCAAGGACGCCATCGCCGATGTCGTGGAGATCATCAAGGGCCACGACTTCTACCGTCCGGCCCACGAGACCGTCTACACGGCGATCCTCGACCTCTACGCCAAGGGAGAGCCGGCCGACCCGATCACGGTCGCCGCCGAACTGGTCAAGCGCGGTGAGATCACCAAGGTCGGCGGAGCGCCGTATCTGCACACCCTCGTCCAGTCGGTGCCGACCGCGGCCAACGCTTCGTACTACGCGGAGATCGTCCACGAGCGGGCCGTGCTCCGACGGCTCGTCGAGGCCGGCACGAAGATCACGCAGATGGGATACGCGGCCGACGGGGACGTCGACGAGATCGTCAACTCCGCACAGGCCGAGATCTACGCCGTCACCGAGCAGCGCACCAGCGAGGACTATCTGCCCCTCGGCGACATCATGGAGGGCGCTCTCGACGAGATCGAGGCGATCGGTTCACGCAGCGGCGAGATGACCGGTGTACCGACCGGCTTCACCGACCTCGATGCCCTGACGAACGGGCTGCACCCCGGCCAGATGATCGTCATCGCGGCGCGTCCCGCCATGGGTAAGTCCACGCTGGCCCTGGACTTCGCACGAGCCTGTTCGATCAAGAGCAATCTGCCGAGCGTGATCTTCTCGCTCGAAATGGGACGCAACGAGATCGCGATGCGTCTGCTGTCCGCCGAGGCGCGGGTGGCCCTGCACCACATGCGTTCCGGCACGATGACCGACGAGGACTGGACACGGCTCGCGCGGCGAATGCCGGACGTCTCGGCCGCCCCGCTCTACATCGACGATTCGCCGAACCTCTCGATGATGGAGATCCGCGCGAAGTGCCGTCGCCTCAAGCAGCGCAACGACCTGAAGCTCGTGGTCATCGACTACCTGCAGCTGATGCAGTCCGGCGGCTCGAAACGGGCCGAGAGCCGACAGCAGGAGGTCTCGGACATGTCCCGAAACCTCAAGCTGCTGGCCAAGGAGCTGGAGCTCCCCGTCATCGCCCTGTCGCAGCTGAACCGTGGACCCGAGCAGCGTACGGACAAGAAGCCCATGGTCTCCGACCTGCGTGAATCCGGATCCATCGAGCAGGACGCGGACATGGTGATCCTGCTGCACCGGGAGGACGCGTACGAGAAGGAGTCACCGCGCGCCGGCGAGGCGGACCTGATCGTGGCCAAGCACCGTAACGGCCCGACGGCCACCATCACCGTGGCCTTCCAGGGCCACTACTCCCGCTTCGTGGACATGGCCCAGACCTGA
- a CDS encoding alanine racemase has protein sequence MALSLYVDTARWRAHQKSVIDQFPGLVPVCKGNGYGFGHERLADEAIRFGSDTLAVGTTYEAARIKDWFSGDLLVLTPFRRGEEPVPLPDRVIRSVSSVDGVHALVGARVVIECMSSMKRHGVKEEELGQLHAAIEDVRLEGFALHLPLDRTDGSDAVEEVIGWMDRLRAARLPLHTMFVSHLRAEELARLQQQFPQTRFRARIGTRLWLGDHDATEYRGAVLDVTAVAKGDRFGYRQQKAASDGWLVVVAGGTSHGVGLEAPKALHGVMPRAKGVARAGLATVNRNLSPFVWAGKQRWFAEPPHMQVSILFVPSDAQEPKVGDELVAHLRHTTTQFDRLVDR, from the coding sequence ATGGCGCTCTCCCTCTACGTCGACACCGCGCGCTGGCGGGCGCACCAGAAGTCCGTGATCGACCAGTTCCCCGGACTCGTACCGGTCTGCAAGGGCAACGGTTACGGCTTCGGCCACGAGCGGCTCGCCGACGAGGCGATCCGTTTCGGTTCCGACACGCTCGCCGTCGGGACCACCTACGAGGCAGCCCGGATCAAGGACTGGTTCAGCGGCGACCTGCTCGTCCTGACCCCCTTCCGGCGGGGCGAGGAGCCGGTCCCGCTGCCCGACCGCGTCATCAGGTCCGTCTCCTCCGTCGACGGTGTGCACGCCCTGGTGGGCGCACGGGTGGTCATCGAGTGCATGAGCTCGATGAAGCGCCACGGCGTGAAGGAGGAGGAGCTGGGGCAGCTGCACGCCGCCATCGAGGACGTACGGCTCGAAGGCTTCGCCCTCCACCTGCCGCTGGACCGCACCGACGGCTCCGACGCGGTCGAGGAGGTCATCGGCTGGATGGACCGGCTGCGCGCGGCCAGGCTGCCGCTGCACACCATGTTCGTCAGCCATCTGCGCGCCGAGGAACTGGCCCGGCTCCAGCAGCAGTTCCCGCAGACCCGCTTCCGCGCCCGCATCGGCACCCGGCTCTGGCTCGGCGACCACGACGCGACGGAGTACCGGGGCGCCGTCCTGGACGTCACGGCAGTCGCCAAGGGCGACCGGTTCGGCTACCGCCAGCAGAAGGCCGCCTCGGACGGCTGGCTGGTGGTCGTCGCCGGCGGTACGTCCCACGGCGTCGGACTGGAGGCTCCGAAGGCCCTGCACGGGGTGATGCCGCGGGCCAAGGGCGTCGCACGCGCCGGACTGGCGACGGTCAACCGGAATCTCTCGCCGTTCGTCTGGGCGGGCAAGCAGCGCTGGTTCGCCGAGCCGCCGCACATGCAGGTGTCGATCCTGTTCGTGCCCTCGGACGCGCAGGAGCCGAAGGTGGGCGACGAGCTGGTGGCCCATCTGCGCCACACGACGACCCAGTTCGACCGTCTCGTGGACCGCTGA
- a CDS encoding single-stranded DNA-binding protein, giving the protein MAGETVITVVGNLVDDPELRFTPSGAAVAKFRVASTPRIFDRQTNEWKDGEGLFLTCSVWRQAAENVAESLQRGMRVVVQGRLKQRSYEDREGVKRTVYELDVEEVGPSLKSATAKVTKTTGRGGQGGQGGYGGGGGQQGGGNWGGGPGGGGQQGGGGAPADDPWATGAPAGGQQGGGQQGGGGGWGGSSGGSGSSGGSGGGYSDEPPF; this is encoded by the coding sequence ATGGCAGGCGAGACCGTCATCACGGTCGTCGGCAATCTCGTCGACGACCCCGAGCTGCGCTTCACCCCGTCCGGTGCGGCGGTCGCGAAGTTCCGTGTCGCGTCCACTCCCCGCATCTTCGACCGGCAGACCAATGAGTGGAAGGACGGCGAAGGCCTGTTCCTCACCTGCTCGGTCTGGCGTCAGGCGGCGGAGAACGTCGCGGAGTCGCTCCAGCGAGGCATGCGCGTCGTCGTGCAGGGCCGGCTGAAGCAGCGGTCCTACGAGGACCGTGAGGGCGTCAAGCGCACGGTCTACGAGCTGGACGTCGAGGAAGTCGGCCCCAGTCTCAAGAGCGCCACGGCCAAGGTCACCAAGACCACCGGTCGCGGTGGCCAGGGCGGTCAGGGTGGATACGGCGGCGGCGGCGGCCAGCAGGGCGGCGGCAACTGGGGCGGCGGTCCCGGTGGCGGCGGCCAGCAGGGTGGCGGCGGTGCTCCCGCCGACGACCCGTGGGCGACCGGCGCGCCGGCAGGCGGCCAGCAGGGCGGGGGCCAGCAGGGCGGCGGAGGCGGCTGGGGCGGAAGCTCCGGCGGTTCCGGCAGCTCCGGTGGCTCCGGCGGCGGCTACTCGGACGAGCCGCCCTTCTAG
- a CDS encoding MATE family efflux transporter yields MSQAPATPPSSRRRHDREIIALAVPAFGALVAEPLFVMVDSAIVGHLGTPQLAGLGVAAALLMTAVSVFVFLAYATTAAVARRVGAGDLPAAIRQGMDGIWLALLLGAVVIALTLPSAPWLVEVFGASDTAAPYATTYLRISSLGIPAMLVVLAATGVLRGLQDTRTPLYVAIGGFAANGVLNAVLVYGAGLGIAGSAWGTVIAQVGMAAAYLIVVVRGARRHGASLRPDAAGIRASAQAGVPLLVRTLSLRAVLMIATAVAARLGDTDIAAHQIILSLWSLTAFALDAIAIAGQAIIGRYLGANDAKGAREACRRMVEWGIGCGVVLGVLIVLARPLFIPLFTGDPSVKDTLLPALLVVAVSQPIAGVVFVLDGVLMGAGDGRYLAWAMLVTLAVFAPVALLVPAFGGGLTALWWAMTLMMVVRLVTLWLRTRSGRWIVTGATR; encoded by the coding sequence ATGTCCCAGGCGCCCGCGACCCCTCCATCCAGCCGCAGAAGGCACGACCGCGAGATCATCGCGCTCGCTGTGCCCGCCTTCGGCGCGCTCGTCGCCGAGCCTCTTTTCGTGATGGTCGACAGCGCCATCGTCGGCCATCTCGGCACCCCTCAGCTCGCCGGTCTGGGAGTCGCCGCCGCACTGCTGATGACCGCGGTGAGCGTCTTCGTCTTCCTCGCGTACGCCACCACGGCCGCCGTCGCGCGCCGGGTCGGGGCCGGAGATCTACCGGCCGCCATCCGTCAGGGCATGGACGGCATCTGGCTCGCGCTGCTGCTCGGCGCGGTCGTGATCGCGCTGACCCTCCCCTCGGCCCCCTGGCTGGTCGAGGTCTTCGGCGCATCCGACACCGCGGCCCCGTACGCCACCACATATCTGCGGATCTCCAGCCTCGGCATCCCGGCCATGCTCGTCGTGCTCGCCGCGACCGGCGTCCTGCGTGGCCTCCAGGACACCCGCACTCCGCTCTACGTCGCCATCGGCGGATTCGCCGCCAACGGCGTACTCAACGCGGTCCTCGTCTACGGCGCCGGCCTCGGCATCGCCGGATCCGCCTGGGGCACCGTGATCGCCCAGGTCGGCATGGCGGCCGCCTATCTGATCGTGGTGGTACGAGGGGCGCGCAGGCACGGAGCCTCCCTGCGCCCCGACGCAGCGGGGATCAGGGCCAGCGCCCAGGCGGGTGTTCCCCTGCTCGTCCGTACGCTGTCGCTGCGCGCCGTCCTGATGATCGCCACCGCCGTCGCCGCGCGCCTCGGCGACACCGATATCGCCGCGCACCAGATCATCCTCTCGCTCTGGAGCCTCACGGCCTTCGCCCTGGACGCGATCGCCATCGCGGGACAGGCCATCATCGGCCGCTACCTCGGGGCGAACGACGCCAAGGGCGCACGCGAGGCATGCCGTCGTATGGTCGAGTGGGGGATCGGGTGCGGTGTGGTGCTCGGCGTACTGATCGTGCTCGCCCGCCCCCTGTTCATCCCGCTCTTCACCGGCGACCCGTCCGTCAAGGACACGCTGCTCCCCGCGCTTCTGGTGGTGGCGGTCTCCCAGCCCATCGCCGGAGTGGTCTTCGTCCTGGACGGTGTACTGATGGGAGCGGGCGACGGACGCTATCTCGCCTGGGCCATGCTGGTCACGCTGGCCGTGTTCGCTCCGGTCGCCCTGCTCGTTCCCGCCTTCGGCGGCGGCCTCACCGCACTCTGGTGGGCGATGACTCTGATGATGGTGGTCCGACTGGTGACTCTCTGGCTGCGTACCCGGTCGGGCCGCTGGATCGTCACCGGCGCCACACGCTGA
- a CDS encoding lipid II:glycine glycyltransferase FemX yields the protein MSLTLRTISREQHLAYIQSLSSASHCQVPAWADVKTEWRSENLGWFDRNGEMVGAGLVLYRQLPKIKRYLAYLPEGPVINWYAPNLDEWLQPMLAHLKQQGAFSVKMGPPVVIRRWDSAAIKSGIQDPEVKRLRDVEATHIEPRAFEVSDRLRKMGWQQAEDGGAGFGDVQPRYVFQVPLANRSLEDVLKGFNQLWRRNIKKADKAGVEVVQGGYEDLAEWQRLYEITAVRDHFRPRPLSYFQRMWTVLNSEDPNRMRLYFARHNGVNLSAATMLVVGGHVWYSYGASDNIGREVRPSNAMQWRMLRDSYAMGATVYDLRGISDSLDETDHLFGLIQFKVGTGGEAVEYVGEWDFPLNKLLHKALDIYMSRR from the coding sequence ATGAGCCTGACCCTGAGGACCATCAGCCGAGAGCAGCATCTGGCGTACATCCAGAGTCTCTCCTCGGCCAGTCACTGCCAGGTCCCGGCGTGGGCTGATGTGAAGACCGAATGGCGCTCGGAGAATCTGGGCTGGTTCGACAGGAACGGCGAGATGGTGGGCGCCGGCCTCGTCCTGTACCGCCAGCTGCCCAAGATCAAGCGCTACCTCGCGTACCTCCCCGAGGGCCCGGTCATCAACTGGTACGCACCCAACCTGGACGAGTGGCTCCAGCCGATGCTCGCCCACCTCAAGCAGCAGGGCGCCTTCTCGGTGAAGATGGGCCCGCCCGTGGTCATCCGTCGCTGGGACTCGGCGGCCATCAAGTCCGGCATCCAGGACCCCGAGGTGAAGCGCCTGCGCGACGTCGAGGCCACCCACATCGAGCCGCGCGCCTTCGAGGTGTCGGACCGGCTGCGCAAGATGGGCTGGCAGCAGGCCGAAGACGGCGGTGCCGGCTTCGGTGACGTACAGCCCCGCTACGTCTTCCAGGTGCCGCTGGCGAACCGCTCCCTGGAGGACGTCCTCAAGGGCTTCAACCAGCTCTGGCGACGCAACATCAAGAAGGCCGACAAGGCCGGTGTCGAGGTCGTCCAGGGCGGCTACGAGGACCTCGCCGAGTGGCAGCGGCTGTACGAGATCACGGCCGTGCGCGACCACTTCCGGCCGCGCCCGCTCTCGTACTTCCAGCGGATGTGGACGGTGCTCAACTCCGAGGACCCCAACCGCATGCGCCTCTACTTCGCGCGGCACAACGGTGTGAACCTCTCCGCGGCGACGATGCTCGTCGTCGGGGGCCACGTCTGGTACTCCTACGGCGCGTCCGACAACATCGGCCGCGAGGTCAGGCCCTCGAACGCGATGCAGTGGCGGATGCTGCGCGACTCGTACGCGATGGGCGCGACCGTCTACGACCTGCGCGGCATCAGTGACTCGCTCGACGAGACCGACCACCTCTTCGGCCTGATCCAGTTCAAGGTCGGCACGGGCGGCGAGGCCGTCGAGTACGTCGGCGAGTGGGACTTCCCGCTCAACAAGCTGCTGCACAAGGCGCTCGACATCTACATGTCGCGCCGCTGA
- a CDS encoding FAD-dependent oxidoreductase, producing the protein MNHTPARIAVIGAGPGGLICARILQRHGIDVTVHDLDASATARDQGGTLDMHPDTGQYALRAAGLWNDFTPLARPEGEQWRLVGRDGQTLFDAAPPQEGRGRPEIDRGRLRDLLLGSLNPGTVRWGHRLERAEPLGEGRHRLHFAHGVSSDADLVVGADGAWSRVRRVLSDAVPVYTGVTFVETGLHDAALRHPALAALTGDGTMMALDDNLGIVAQRNSGGHIRVYVGMRTPQDWYRRAGVDPADPHAVRDALLERFADWSPALCGFITDTDTGYTNRPLFALPVPHTWDHTPGVTLLGDAAHLMSPFSGMGANLAMRDGADLAQALIGHGSLDDAVTAYEEILLPRSIEAAEGAAEGIDGAFAPDSAEQTLAHMAAHH; encoded by the coding sequence ATGAACCACACCCCTGCCCGCATCGCCGTCATCGGCGCCGGACCCGGCGGTCTGATCTGCGCCCGCATCCTCCAACGCCACGGCATCGACGTCACCGTCCACGACCTCGACGCCTCCGCGACCGCCCGCGACCAGGGCGGCACCCTCGACATGCACCCGGACACCGGCCAGTACGCCCTGCGTGCCGCCGGCCTGTGGAACGACTTCACCCCGCTGGCACGCCCGGAGGGTGAGCAGTGGCGCCTGGTCGGGCGCGACGGGCAGACACTGTTCGACGCTGCCCCGCCCCAGGAGGGCCGGGGCAGGCCCGAGATCGACCGAGGGAGGCTGCGCGACCTCCTCCTCGGCTCCCTCAACCCCGGCACCGTCCGGTGGGGCCACCGGTTGGAGCGCGCCGAACCGCTCGGTGAAGGGCGCCACCGTCTGCACTTCGCCCACGGTGTCAGCAGCGATGCCGACCTGGTCGTCGGAGCGGACGGTGCCTGGTCGCGCGTACGCCGCGTCCTGTCCGACGCCGTCCCCGTCTACACCGGCGTCACCTTCGTCGAAACCGGCCTGCACGACGCCGCCCTGCGCCACCCCGCACTGGCCGCCCTCACCGGCGACGGCACCATGATGGCTCTGGACGACAACCTCGGCATCGTCGCCCAGCGCAACAGCGGCGGTCACATCCGCGTCTACGTCGGCATGCGCACCCCGCAGGACTGGTACCGGCGGGCAGGCGTCGATCCGGCCGACCCCCACGCCGTCCGCGACGCCCTCCTGGAACGCTTCGCCGACTGGAGCCCCGCCCTGTGCGGCTTCATCACCGACACCGACACCGGCTACACCAACCGCCCCTTGTTCGCCCTGCCGGTCCCCCACACCTGGGACCACACCCCCGGCGTCACCCTGCTGGGCGACGCCGCCCATCTGATGTCCCCGTTCTCCGGTATGGGCGCCAACCTCGCCATGCGTGACGGCGCCGACCTCGCCCAGGCCCTCATCGGCCACGGCTCCCTCGATGACGCCGTCACCGCCTACGAGGAGATCCTCCTGCCGCGCTCCATCGAGGCGGCCGAGGGCGCCGCTGAAGGCATCGACGGAGCTTTCGCCCCCGACAGCGCCGAACAGACCCTCGCCCACATGGCCGCCCACCACTGA
- the rpsR gene encoding 30S ribosomal protein S18 — MAKPPVRKPKKKVCAFCKDKTQYVDYKDTNMLRKFISDRGKIRARRVTGNCTQHQRDVATAVKNSREMALLPYTSTAR; from the coding sequence ATGGCGAAGCCGCCTGTGCGCAAGCCTAAGAAGAAGGTCTGCGCATTCTGCAAGGACAAGACCCAGTACGTGGACTACAAGGACACGAACATGCTGCGGAAGTTCATTTCCGACCGTGGCAAGATCCGTGCCCGCCGCGTCACCGGCAACTGCACGCAGCACCAGCGTGACGTCGCCACGGCAGTCAAGAACAGCCGTGAGATGGCGCTGCTGCCCTACACGTCCACCGCGCGATAA
- a CDS encoding NADAR family protein, with the protein MTWRGPTYRVVDGERIDGAWCHVWRRNRPGGEYHLDDLIVFADGAITCEERTDLAGLGKLLATGRLAVTDPEAPPLPDEPSIWASRHGEPLTPEGFLLEVADRIEALNERPTAGHRCWDAIRRFQQEPDESNRALLRAAYLAVPPHLRIYVLGDMDRQDRPLRILLTNMGEAVDGDGPVVTAELHQDALDYFGRGDQGVRSEQEWRAVRHADDPSETGRPALISRETVYPQGWPEQPGLFMLRNDFPARIVFAGESYASVVHGYWALSAADASDRSAIRDAVSGGEARDLGGRATHRSDWPDVRLAVMAELLRAKFTQHPEIAQVLVSTGDARISYTGLSDSPFWRDVPDARGRNWMGRLLELTRSELVAQRLLRHEEPSVLN; encoded by the coding sequence ATGACGTGGCGGGGACCGACGTATCGGGTGGTGGACGGAGAGAGGATCGATGGGGCCTGGTGCCACGTCTGGCGGCGGAATCGGCCGGGCGGTGAGTACCACCTCGACGACTTGATCGTCTTCGCGGACGGAGCGATCACCTGCGAAGAACGTACGGACCTGGCCGGCCTCGGGAAGTTGCTGGCAACGGGCCGATTGGCGGTGACCGACCCTGAGGCTCCACCGCTCCCCGACGAACCATCGATATGGGCCTCTCGGCACGGCGAACCGCTGACACCGGAGGGGTTTCTCCTGGAAGTCGCCGACCGCATCGAAGCACTCAATGAGCGGCCAACTGCCGGGCATCGTTGCTGGGATGCGATCCGACGCTTTCAGCAGGAGCCGGACGAGTCCAACCGAGCACTTCTCCGAGCGGCATATCTGGCGGTTCCGCCGCATCTTCGGATCTATGTCCTCGGAGATATGGATCGCCAGGACCGTCCCTTGCGGATCCTGCTCACGAACATGGGTGAGGCCGTCGACGGCGATGGCCCGGTAGTGACGGCGGAGCTGCATCAGGACGCCCTGGACTACTTCGGCCGCGGGGATCAGGGGGTCCGGAGCGAGCAGGAGTGGCGAGCCGTCCGGCATGCCGACGATCCTTCGGAAACCGGCCGACCGGCTCTGATCTCGCGCGAAACCGTCTACCCACAGGGGTGGCCCGAACAGCCGGGTCTGTTCATGCTCCGCAACGACTTCCCCGCACGGATCGTGTTTGCCGGCGAGTCCTATGCGTCCGTGGTGCATGGGTACTGGGCGCTATCGGCAGCCGACGCTTCCGACAGAAGCGCAATCCGGGATGCGGTTTCCGGCGGAGAGGCACGCGACCTGGGTGGCCGGGCCACGCACCGGAGTGACTGGCCCGACGTCCGGCTCGCGGTCATGGCGGAGCTCCTTCGCGCGAAGTTCACTCAGCACCCTGAAATCGCCCAGGTCCTCGTTTCCACAGGGGACGCCAGGATCAGCTACACCGGCCTCTCGGACTCGCCCTTCTGGAGAGATGTCCCCGACGCTCGGGGACGGAACTGGATGGGGCGGCTGCTCGAACTGACCCGCTCCGAGCTCGTTGCCCAGCGATTGCTCCGGCACGAGGAACCCAGCGTGCTGAACTAG
- the rplI gene encoding 50S ribosomal protein L9: MKIILTHEVSGLGAAGDVVDVKDGYARNYLVPRGFAIRWTKGGEKDVAQIRRARKIHEISTIEQANEIKTKLEAVKVRLAVRSGDAGRLFGSVTPADVASAIKAAGGPDVDKRRVELGSPIKTLGGHQVSVRLHPEVAAKLGIEVVAA, translated from the coding sequence ATGAAGATCATCCTCACCCACGAGGTCTCTGGCCTCGGTGCCGCCGGCGACGTCGTCGACGTCAAGGACGGGTACGCCCGTAACTACCTGGTTCCGCGTGGCTTTGCCATCCGCTGGACCAAGGGCGGCGAGAAGGACGTGGCGCAGATCCGCCGCGCCCGCAAGATCCACGAGATCTCGACGATCGAGCAGGCCAACGAGATCAAGACCAAGCTCGAGGCCGTGAAGGTCCGTCTGGCTGTTCGCTCCGGCGACGCCGGCCGTCTCTTCGGTTCCGTCACCCCGGCCGACGTCGCCTCGGCGATCAAGGCTGCCGGTGGCCCCGACGTCGACAAGCGTCGCGTCGAGCTCGGCTCGCCGATCAAGACGCTCGGCGGACACCAGGTGTCCGTGCGTCTGCACCCCGAGGTCGCAGCGAAGCTCGGCATCGAGGTCGTTGCTGCCTAA